The following nucleotide sequence is from Pedobacter sp. PACM 27299.
AACTTAATATCAGTTGTTTTTCTATTCAGATTATAAGCTACACTTTCCAATGCAGGCATTAATAAACCCTGACGCATCACATTCAAATCTGAACTCAATGGGTTCAAAATATGAACTGCTTCTTCGGGCACTTTAGAATAAGCACCTTTAGTTAAAGAGTTACACCAGATCTCTAGATAGCCGTTTGCAGTTAACATATCTGCAATTACGTGCTGTGTTTGTTCTTTATTCGGCTTAGTACCGTAAGATAAAGAAGCATTCACTTTAGTTGGAATCTCAATATTATTGTAACCATAGATTCTCAATACCTCTTCTGTTACATCGCATTCGCGAGTCACATCTACTTTATAAGTTGGTACTTTTAAAGACAATCCTTCCGCAGTTTCAGCTGCGACTTCCATGTTCAATGAAGTAATGATGGCTTTGATTTCTTCATGAGGGATCTCTACCCCGATCAATCTATTGATGTTGTTGTAATTCACTTCTACCTCAAAAGCAGCGATTGGTACTGGATAAATATCAGAAACAGTAGAAGAAATTTCTCCACCTGCTAATTCCTGAATCAATAAAGCCGCACGTTTTAAAGCATAAACAGTAATATCAGGATCTGTACCACGCTCAAATCTGAAAGAGGCATCAGTCTTTAAACCATGTCTTTTTGAAGTCTTACGCACCGATTTAGCATCAAAATAAGCACTTTCCAGGAAGATATTTCTGGTCGTTTCGCTTACTCCAGAATTTTTACCGCCAAATACACCAGCGATACACATTGGCACTTCTGCATTACAAATCATCAGATCTTCTGCTGAAAGCTTGCGCTCTACCCCATCAAGTGTTACAAAAGGCGTACCTTCTGCACATTTCTTCACGATCACTTTGCCACCAGTCAATTGATCTGCATCGAAAGCATGTAAAGGCTGTCCTAATTCATGCAATACATAATTGGTAATGTCTACTATATTGTTGATCGGACGAATGCCGATTACTTTTAATTTATCCTGCAACCAATCTGGAGAAGTTTTTACCGTTACACCAGAAATAGAAACGCTGCTGTATCTCGGACAAGCTTCCGCATCTTCCACAGTTACCGGGATGGCCAGCTTTTCATTTGCTGTTTTAAAAGCAGCAATATCCGGCATTGTGATCGGCAAACGTAAATAAGCTGCTAAATCTCTTGCTACACCTAAATGAGAAGCTGCATCAGCACGATTAGGCGTCAATCCAATTTCATACAAATAGTCATCTTCCAGATTGAAATAGGCTTTCGCAGTAATCCCAACTTCAGTAGCTTCTGGAAGCACCATAATTCCATCATGAGAAACCCCCAATCCGATTTCATCTTCTGCACAGATCATTCCTTCAGAAACTTCGCCTCTGATCTTAGATTTGTTGATTTTGAAAGGCTCTCCTTCATTCGGATAAACGGTAGTTCCTACAGTAGCAACCACCACTTTCTGGCCTTCGCCAACATTTGGCGCACCGCATACCACTTGAATATTCGTTCCTGTTCCTACATCTACCGTAGTCACACGTAAACGATCGGCATTAGGATGTTGCACACAGCTGATGACGTGTCCAATCACCAATCCTTCTAAACCACCTGCAATCGGTTGTACGGTTTCCAGACTTTCTACTTCCAGCCCGATATTGGTCAGGATTAAGGAAAGTTCTTCAGGAGTTTTATCAGTTGTCAGAAATTGTGTCAGCCACTTGTATGATATCTTCATGTTATATGTTCAGTATAAAATGCAAAGATATAAAATAATGCCGTCGGTGTAAACCTCTTAGAAAGATAAACGGGCAATAATTGGTAAGTGGTCTGATGGATACCTCAAATTTTTACTATCTGATAACACGCCAAACTTTTGCACCTTAAAACCTTTGTTCACAAAGATGTAATCAATCTTATCCTTTAAAGGGCTGTCGAACTTAAAGTTATTGAAAGTTCCTTCCGGTCCATAAGCAGGTTCAACCGAAGCCGTCTTTGCATCAATAAGGAAAGATTTAATGGTAGCAATCGCTTCTGTTTCAGGAGTTACATTTAAATCTCCGGTTAACACCACTGGTAAAGTTGGTGCAATTTCCTGTATTTTTCTTTTGATGAGCTTCGCAGATTCAATCCTTGCCTGCACACCAATATGATCATAGTGGGTGTTGAATACCAGAAATTCCTTTTTATTGAGGCGATCGTATAGCCTTACCCAGGAACAAACCCGGTTCAGCACTGCATCCCATCCTTTAGAAGGCTTATCTGGCGTTTCTGACAACCAGAAAGTACCTCCATCTTTTCTCGTAAACCTGGATTTATCATAATAAATGGCGGAAAATTCTCCTTCACGCTTTCCGTCATCACGCCCTACTCCTTCCATCGCATAGTTCGTGTATTCCAGCAGCTGATCTACCTGTAAAGGTAAGGCTTCCTGCACGCATAAAATATCGGCATCATGAAACCTCACTAAAGCTTTCACTTCATCTTTACGGTTTGGCCAGGCATTTACGCCATCAGAGGCCACATTTAAACGGATGTTATAAGACATCACATGGAACGGTTTTCCCGATTGTGCATAGGCTGTTGCAATCAGCAGCAGACAGGCCATACTGATTTGGATGATTTTCTTCATGGCTGGCTAAATTAAGCCAT
It contains:
- a CDS encoding endonuclease/exonuclease/phosphatase family protein, encoding MKKIIQISMACLLLIATAYAQSGKPFHVMSYNIRLNVASDGVNAWPNRKDEVKALVRFHDADILCVQEALPLQVDQLLEYTNYAMEGVGRDDGKREGEFSAIYYDKSRFTRKDGGTFWLSETPDKPSKGWDAVLNRVCSWVRLYDRLNKKEFLVFNTHYDHIGVQARIESAKLIKRKIQEIAPTLPVVLTGDLNVTPETEAIATIKSFLIDAKTASVEPAYGPEGTFNNFKFDSPLKDKIDYIFVNKGFKVQKFGVLSDSKNLRYPSDHLPIIARLSF
- the pheT gene encoding phenylalanine--tRNA ligase subunit beta; its protein translation is MKISYKWLTQFLTTDKTPEELSLILTNIGLEVESLETVQPIAGGLEGLVIGHVISCVQHPNADRLRVTTVDVGTGTNIQVVCGAPNVGEGQKVVVATVGTTVYPNEGEPFKINKSKIRGEVSEGMICAEDEIGLGVSHDGIMVLPEATEVGITAKAYFNLEDDYLYEIGLTPNRADAASHLGVARDLAAYLRLPITMPDIAAFKTANEKLAIPVTVEDAEACPRYSSVSISGVTVKTSPDWLQDKLKVIGIRPINNIVDITNYVLHELGQPLHAFDADQLTGGKVIVKKCAEGTPFVTLDGVERKLSAEDLMICNAEVPMCIAGVFGGKNSGVSETTRNIFLESAYFDAKSVRKTSKRHGLKTDASFRFERGTDPDITVYALKRAALLIQELAGGEISSTVSDIYPVPIAAFEVEVNYNNINRLIGVEIPHEEIKAIITSLNMEVAAETAEGLSLKVPTYKVDVTRECDVTEEVLRIYGYNNIEIPTKVNASLSYGTKPNKEQTQHVIADMLTANGYLEIWCNSLTKGAYSKVPEEAVHILNPLSSDLNVMRQGLLMPALESVAYNLNRKTTDIKFYEFGKTYHLINEKYVERPRLLIVLSGANQSEQWNHKPSPVTFYHLKAAVDAVIGRLGITNYQSEEVNDENFAYGLKYFRGDKAIVTFGAVTAADQKTADVEKDVFYADFDWALLLEIIKKNKIVNKEVSKYPAVRRDLSMLVDLDVTFDQLKTIAFKTEKKLIKSVQVFDVYVGDRLPEGKKSYALNFTLQDEEQTLTDKQIDAVMQKIISNLAQTAKAEIRK